Sequence from the Thunnus maccoyii chromosome 11, fThuMac1.1, whole genome shotgun sequence genome:
AACCCTGTTCCCTCATACCTTTCCAATGTCAGCATTGGAGGCAGGGGCAGTGTCaaacaatttctgtaactttttgaaaccaacaaaacaacaaacattcacaACCACATGCAACGATTGACGAGCTGTGCAGAGATGAGAAAGGagccagggtttgaacttctcatTCAGGCtcaatttattcattctttacACAGCTATTTCTATCACATTTCATATGCACAACCAAttgcaacactatgaatgccttccaggagagactgacTGAGAATGTGTGCCATTATCGCCATATTTAAATGGTATCTCATCTTCCCACTCACAGCTGGTTTTTCACTCTGCCTTGAAGTGTGGCTGTTTGGAAAAGCACTTTTGTCTTCTGACAAGGTCAGACAACACGTCATATGAACTAGTTCTTTTCAAGCATTACCCAGCCCTTAGGGACAGGTTGAGGAACCTGGAAATCTGAAAGGAAATCGGAGTAGAACTGCTGCTCCACTGAAAAGAGTCAGTTAAGGTGGATTAGCCACCTGATTAGGATGCATCCTGGAGGCCTCACTCTGGAGACTTTCCAAATATGCCCAACTGAAAGTCATTGTGCCAATGACCACAGACTTCATACAGGCTTGGTGTGTGTATAAGGTGTTCTCCTTACAAACTGAACCAAATTTAAAAGTCAGAttttcagttgtgtgtgtgtgtgtgtgtgtgtgtgtgtgtgtgtgtgagtgtgtgtgttacaatcTATGTCACTGCAGCCACggcaacagaaacacagagtaCCGACTCTGGACAGCCTAGCAACAaggactgaacacacacacacacatgcgcacacatacAGACGGCGGCCTctgtgagagagacagcaggTATGTCCACTTTTTTGTCGTTTAATGCTTATTTCtactataaaacataaaacaaatcaaaaatatgtgatcaacaaacacagaaactaaacatacagacagaaaaaaatctacttTCCTTACTTTCTGGTAACTCTCTCTTAGGAATATTTTCAGGGCTCTAATCCTGGACCTCATCACTGTTGGTTACTAACAATGTTTGTGAAGAATTGAAGCTTATTTGTTATACTAACTCAATACTCAATACTCAATAAGAGGATTAGCGAAATTGAAAGCTCAGTGATTCCTGACTGTCTTTGTAAGCCATGTGTTTTACTGTCAGTGCCCTTTATTcaaaagtatgcagcagttttGCAAAAGTcatttgtgtctttctttccaTATGTTATCTGCTGTGATTTATATGTCCTTGTTCCATTAAATGCAATATTGTCCTTGTTATATTATGGGGAAAAAAGTTGGAATTTTAAATCACTAGTGCACAGTAACATTTTTACCTTGGAATCTGTGGAATGACCTAATCAATCCTTATCCTCCTTGGCTCAGCAGtccagagggaaaaaaatcatgaagGATTTGTCTCTGTCCCTGCTGAGTCGGGGATGCGGTCGTTTTATCTCATCCAACGGAACCACAGGGCATCATGATGAACGGCTGGATGTCTGCTTCACACCACAGGTACACATACAAATCTATAATAGTACACAATTTCTCATGATGGAATCAGTATATTAGCACTGAAATATACTTTAGTTAGATTAGtcagattatttgttttttgctggTTTACTGTCTTTGTCATGGACATCCATCAATGAACCAGTCCAGGCATTCATTAATCAATCAACCATTTCATCCATTATATAATCAACATAATCCATCAATCGACCAATAGGATTACTACATCTGGAAATCCCAGGACTCAGTGCTGCGTCTGTCCAACAGTGGCCACCTGCTTGGGGCAGAAGAACCAACACTTCCAAAGACTTACAGCACTCGTAGGGGGCCACTTCTGCTGTACTcccaggtatgtgtgtgtgtgtgtttgtgtgtgtgttagtgtgtgtgtgtgtgtgtgtgtgtgtctaaacaAGTAGCTACAGATACCCTATATGTCATAAAGTAGCAGGGGAAACATAACCAGATACAGTTGACAAGCCAACTGCATAACTAACTAAAAACTTATATCTAACCCAGACTTTTGACAAACTGAAACCAAAAGTTATGCTTTCAAGCTGATTTACGACCGTCTTCTGTCTTGAGGACTTTGTTACTATGGAAACCAAGTGTGGGTCACAGgctggagacagaaagaagcGAGTTGTTCGGCAGTACACGCAGGAAGTGGAACAGCAGTTGAGCACACTCAAGGAGCTAACAGCAGCCATTTTGAGCTACAGCAACAACCAGGTAGGTGGAACAGACTAGGATAAACTTCTTTAATGCTTTGCatgcatttatactgtatgcatgcatATTGTGTAGTGTATGTATAATGTAAATCTAGATTCTGTACTTATTGAAAGAAAGATTTTGTCTGtgcatatttaataataataataatataataaaaataatttgtcatATAAAACAATCTACCAagttaaaataaacatcaattaatcaatattttttatgttaacgTTGAATTAAATGCATGTTGTATAATATAAAAGTAGTTGCTTACAACCATAGACCGGCAGCACAtaatcacccaactctgcagctctacagagctttaaAGCCTCTTTTAGCTTGTTGCTTTggtttttgacacatttttgtgtttgttgagtctcaccactctcattgaccacatttccagcagcagcaggtagctgtttttagcaaataagctttgataaacccactgtaccaTACCTGCCCAGCTtcaaaacagcagacagaaaaggTTAGCAACTAAATGAGAGTGTATATTGGACTTGCATTTGTCAGGTGGGATGATTGTTTGCTAAAACCTTCACCAACACTTTAGCCATAAAGACTTCATGATGGGATAATGAGGAAGGGCTGCCTGTCTGTTATCTTGTGTTGGAGTTCTTTTGCCCTCTGGTGGCCAACAGTTGGTTAATGcagtttctgtctctctctctctgctccagttTACCTCTTCTCAATTTGCTCCATCCCTCTTACCTCCTCTTCACCTCCCTGCACCTCCAAACCTTCATTGTCCCACTACTCTGCCATTTCGCaccacacaaaaacaactcagTCAAGAGTTGCTTGTCCAGTTGGACCCACAGTGGCTtccagcagagagaaaaactgaacaacTGGAAAATCAACCTGGAGGTAAAAAAGATGGACAGATGAATTGATACATGAACAGATTAGGGTTGAGATTAAAGGTCCAAAACAGAAAATTCCTCTTGAAAATTCATGAAGTCTGAGTCAAGTGGCTTTTGTTTACAAGTCCTGCTTTgctttttactgaaacaaactAAGTAAGTACAAGAATACAACAAAGtcaacaacaatacaacaaaggCTTCCAGAAATCAACCTAGTATGGTTGTACGTACCCTAAAATTAAGTTTCTCTGCAGATAAAAAGGAGGAGCACAGCAGCAAGAGGAGAGTCAGGCTGGATCTGTTCCTTCAGATACCCAGTGTCTCCAGGACTCCAACACCACAGATGGAACCCCAGCTCTGGGTACACCATGTAGCAATGACCCCTGAAGAACCAGAGGAACCTCAGGTAACACACTAATGACACAAGTTACCGTCTAAAGacttttgttcatgttgtttttatctttggAAATTTATGAGGATTGTGTATCTTTTACAGCAATCATATTTTTGATGTTACTAATGTCTTTTCTACCACATACAGACATACTTAGACCTGAATCTGCAACATAGTGAAAGTTTGCAGCATAGTGAAATAAATCACCACAGTATGGGTACAGGAGGAGAGATCCATCATCCAAACATGAATGATGTCCGTGATGCAGTAGATGATCGAGGCTGTTCCATTCAGAGAGACAATGGAACAACCAGTATTAAAGGCAACTATGAAAGATCAATAACAAGGAACAGACATGGGAggataggtgtgtgtgtggtaacaTAAATTGGTGACTTAAAACCAGCGGATTGATTGAAAATCTATccttgtgtgtatgtctgtgtgctcATCTTACTTATTAGCATATTAGCTAAAAGCTCCATTTTTCTGACTCTCTCCTCTCTAGTCCAACTATATGGAACAGAGCAGCCATCACACACAGAGCCTGGAGCAAATAGTACCTCAGGTATCGGCCTAGTAGCAGCAGCGGCACCCCCagaaaatgaatacaaacaAACCCATTCCCTCCTCTAAATGTTGATAACCCTGATGATCTGGTGCCCTATCCCACACACAGGCCTGCTCCTTCCTCCTCTGAGAGTGGGATCTTCAGTCTGTCATGGACCCTGCTGGGAGAACACAGACAGGGTAAGTGGGTGTAAAGGTTTCCCAAATAGAAAGTTTTATAAGATCTGGCAACCTTTTCTGCTCTATTTTCAAAACTGGGCAAATCCACATTAATGTTTTGTGATCAATGGAGTCATCCCAATCACATGAATGAGGCTTTGTTTTTTCATACAGTGCTGTTTCTGCTTGAATGCTGTCTAAGACAGCAGCTTCAACAACAGTTACTGTCAGGCCAGAGTATCAGTGTTGTTCAATTTCCTGACAAGTTGAAACACACTAACTGAAACAATGACTGAAATCCTAATTTCCCTCCTGTGGCATCATCTGAAAGAAAAACTTCTAAATAGCAGACATGCCTCTATTGAACGTTTCAGCCAAGATGGGACGGCCCCAGCAGTGATGAACACCATGTCCAGCGTCTGCCTCCCATAGCAGAGAGCCTTACTGTTGCTCCCAGATGGGCAATCCAGGCTCAAACCCAGTCAGATGCCCAAACACAAGCAGAATCTCAAGAAAATCAGAGCAGACTCCATCAACAGCCTCTGTTGCTTCCACTGCTGCTTCCTATGAAAAAAGATGGTAAGAAAGATGCACACAGAAgaagactacacacacactgactcaggTGAAGGGCatatatgtattttcttttcaactCATTCAACTCATGACACTGAGGAACACTGAGCACAAAAACCAGACTTGGCATGTGTCCTATGTGGGTTTGTTATTGCCAATGTATTGATTGTTATTGCTGATTGAAAATCTCACCCTTCTCCATCTGTATTTCAGAAGAAATAACTTGTcaaaagagaggagggagagaaaaaacagacagacaatacTGTAAACAAGAGACAGGGCAGttgggaagaggaggaaggctACACTCTGAGAAAGGCTCTATGATTCTGCTGGAGCCAGGGGAAGGTACTGTATATTCATACATGCATAAATTGATGCAGAAATAAattcatatatacataaatTGGGTCAGATAGATGGATCTATGAGAAGTCCATTGTCctcaataaatgtatttgtatattttttcgAATGCAGGAACCTTTTTGATTTATTATCCTAAACTTCTCTTACTTTTTTCTACAAGGCTCATACAAGTTTTCCAAGTGGGATTCAGCAAAACCTCATAACCGCTTACATTTGTTGtaaattgtttgtttcaacTTGATGAATTCCACCTGTACTGAGGAGGTGCAAGTTTATgagaaattattttcatttgttaactATGGCACCAAAAAGCAAGACAAGGAACTTCACAATCAGGTCATGATCAGCAGAAGAAATTCGTGTGAGGTTTGGATGCAAACCTAGctattgtgtgtatccttgaggtctaaaaaacatgttgaatacATTTCCTTCATTCTTTTGCAAACCTGATTCTTCTTGCTGCATTTCTTGCCACATTAAAGTCACCTGCAATACACATTTACTGGAATGTGCATCACAGCACTCATATGCTCGTCAGTGCATCACCGTGTGCATCACCGTGTACATGcacaagaacaagaaaaatggGAACTCTTTAAAAATTGCTCCATAGCACTAatagtggtaaaaaaaaaaactctacaaGGTACCTTAGAACCTTAGTAAAGTaagattttagttttttaatgttgttatgATGTTATTAATTTTCTTacccttttgttttttcacgTCCTTTAAGACAATGCATGTAAAGCACAAACTCTGCTACAGAGCTACATCCTTATTATTACATccttattaatatatatattttctacaaAGGTATATCCATTATGTTCCTTATGCTCATCATtctgtgttctgtttttctaCGTCCTCTTCTCCAGAGCCTCCTCCTCCAGTAGGAGTATTGGGTTGCGTTGCTGGACGGAGAGGCCCAGGCCGGCAGAGCTCTCTAGCCTTCTTACAGAACCGACTACTTGACCTCCAGGATCCCTGTGAATCCACTGATGCTAACAGAGGCGTGGTTAGGGGCATTCTACCACTGGAGCTGAGAGGTATGGGCAGCTACTCCACTGAGAGAAAACATGACACTCAGAGTTAACTTAgacattgactgtagccactgtaGCCACTGTATGAATTTAATGCAAACTCACATGGAAAAGGTATGTGAATCCCAATGTTATCTGGACTCTCAGTTTCTGTTTAACTCTTGTAATCTTGTGAATCATAGAACTGTCATGAGgacactgtctctctgtcttcaaCTCTCCCTTCAACCTCAGATTCAACTTCCCCAAGACCCCTGCCGTTCTCCAAACCTACCATTGTCTCCCTGTTGTGTTGGGTTGTGTTGTGTCAAGTGTGTTCCTGCCCTTCCATATCACCTGCTCACCTGCTTCAATGGCCTGCATTAGAGTTATcacagtagtttttttttttttttacacagcaaCAACATAAACCTCATCTTTTAatagttaatttaaaaaaaaagtcacagctTGCAATTTGTCACAGATGCATATATGTTGACTCAACTTCTCCACCCAGCTTACCTCCCTTttttgacatacagtaaatataattaCAAAAGTCAAATACGTGAGTCAAAAGGGTCCATGTTTCTGCTTGTCAGAGTAATTGTGTATTGTCAGATTTGCAGAACAGAAGATCTGTTGGCAGCCTGATTCTGGGTCCTGATGGGGAAATCATTCAACTGTCACTGTATGACAACAACCAGGACTCATCTCAGGGTGATGGTGACAAACAGGAGCAAGGTATGCTCATCAAGTTTTAACTTGATGTTTAAACTTCCATCTTCACGACATCTAAAATCTACACACTTCACCTGCTGGAGTCTTTCAGTTTGTTAAGAAGAGGTTCTAGActgtaaataatatttgaatACAACATTAGAGCATGGCACATTCTCACACAATgactcactctgtctgtctgtctgtctctcagctctCCAGGTTTTGTCTGCAGAAGGAGAGAAGTTACCCTGGGTCATTCTGCTGCAgcctgaacatacacacacaggtcagcacacacacacacacacacacacacacacacacacacacacacacacacacacacacacacacacacacacacacacacacacacacacatacacacacacacacatacacacaaattcTAACAAGTGTTTcaactgtgtttttcagttgtgtGTCTCACATGTGTTTGATGGAATTCTTCTACTTTAATTGGGGATGCAAGAGAAAAGTCTCTTCCACTGAAGTCAGTAAATATCATGTATTTGCTTTAATATGTTCTTTGTgcagagggagaggtggagatGAACACAGATGTTCCTGCTGGTGACAGTCAGCACTATCAGTCAATACATAAGGTGAGTTGGTATTTTTTGACAAAATCACACCTTTAAAAGGTTTAGCAATCCAAGCAAGCCCAAAGACTGGTCATATCAATAAGTGATCTGAACATGTTTCATCAGCTTAtattcactgtttctgtttttgtgattttgctCCTCTGCAATCTCCCAGAGAACAGGATGTCAGATATCTGTTGGTCAGTTTGTAGCAGGGGAGCGTACCCGTccatacattttaaattaaatacaacagcttttatttgacagaaaaaagacaattaaCTAATTTGCAAACTAAGCTAAGTGGGTCAACAGGATTTCAATAAAGGGGGTCATATTGCAAATTGAAAATTACCCTCAGCATGTCTCAAATTCGTAACAAATGCTATAAAGTATATTGTCGCCAtcccaaaaaaaacatgaatttccAAAGTGTCAACTGCTGGCacacatttttgaaacaatTCAATGGATTTTGAAGGAAGAATTTTCTCTTAAGGGCACATTTTATCCTTGGTTTTCACTAGAAGATGTAAATGTTGATGATAATGTATGATTTTGTTTCAACGAGAAGCTGATGTCTGTAATGTCATCTATCATCTATTGCTTGCTTTGCAATCATGATGATTGATTCTGATCATAATTTGTCAGTTACCTCTCTGTAGATAACAGTTTGCAGAATGTGCTGATTTTCAGTGCAATCTGATGGAGCCAAGCAAAACTCTAATAATAAGAATATATAGAAACTAAGCATCCCTGCTGTCTATACAATATGTCACTATTTGTTGAACTATCCGACTCTGTTCTCCAACCAGCGCTTAGATCTTCACAGATCTACAGAGACTGATGCAGGATCAGCCAGCAGACACACTCTCCCAGGTAAACTCTGCATCCACTGCACATTTACTATGGTTGGACTTGCTGTCTTTGTACCGATATTGTTCGGGATATGAGTCACTACCTTTTGTGGTgcagtaaagtttatttaaaccAGAGCCATTGCACAcagttattttaatgtaaaacaattattttcgtATCATAAATTCTTATGATACTGTAATCACTTCATCAAATACAGAACTCATTATAAAAGACATTACCTAGACAGTTGAAGAAATTTACAAGCATTTTGAATATTCATCATTTGTTTTAACTTCATACTATAAATCATTTCAGTTTAGTAAAACAGTCAATATAATTCAAATTTTATCTTTGTTGCTCCAGTGgctgagaacaagaaaaaaacaaagtgtacaGAGGCAGTGGTGGGaacacagaaggaaaaaaaagatagtaaaaaaaatgtgaggatGCCTCCACTGAGGGAACTGGTGAGGGAGCCAAGAGGAGGCAACGCTgagtcagaggaggaggaggaagaggaacagCTGTATAGTACTGGACAGACTGACCAGTTGTCTGGATCACACCAGCCAGGGTTGGTGTAATTCACTTTTAACTTGATACCTTTATGTTAATTGTGAGCTGAAGATGTGTAAATGTATACTAAATCTGTCTGATTTCCCAGAAAAGCAAGAAGGATGCTTCAAGGTATCAGTAGAGAATGACTCAAAAATGTTCTAAGAACCAATGGCTTTGTTAGTGACTACACAAGATTTCTGACATAATTTTTGGTCTCAAAGACAGAGAATTGAGGTGAGGATCTTCTTTTGCACTTAAGATAACCATCTCATTTTGTAAACAGCTGCTTTTATGTAGCACTTTACAATTTGCCTCTTATTCACCcattcaaacacactcacacactgatgagaTACCATGCAACCTGCTGGCCTGACCAAAGACACTGACAGGAAGCGCTGTGGACTGAACCGCCAACCCTGTCATTAGACCAAAACTCTTTACTCTAGAATTCAGTTAATCATATCAATCAAAGCAAACATTGTAATTTGGATGTTCCTATCTTCACAATGTGGACATTTACAGATGTCTGCACATGTGGATCAATCTTAAGTTGAAAAAGcacattattataaaattattttacttcTTTGAATTGGACATGTTCCAGGTAATCCATCATATTTTTTGATAAGATGGATTTTGCAAATCAACGCAATACCACT
This genomic interval carries:
- the LOC121906566 gene encoding uncharacterized protein LOC121906566 — its product is MKDLSLSLLSRGCGRFISSNGTTGHHDERLDVCFTPQDYYIWKSQDSVLRLSNSGHLLGAEEPTLPKTYSTRRGPLLLYSQDFVTMETKCGSQAGDRKKRVVRQYTQEVEQQLSTLKELTAAILSYSNNQFTSSQFAPSLLPPLHLPAPPNLHCPTTLPFRTTQKQLSQELLVQLDPQWLPAERKTEQLENQPGDKKEEHSSKRRVRLDLFLQIPSVSRTPTPQMEPQLWVHHVAMTPEEPEEPQTYLDLNLQHSESLQHSEINHHSMGTGGEIHHPNMNDVRDAVDDRGCSIQRDNGTTSIKGNYERSITRNRHGRIVQLYGTEQPSHTEPGANSTSGLLLPPLRVGSSVCHGPCWENTDRPRWDGPSSDEHHVQRLPPIAESLTVAPRWAIQAQTQSDAQTQAESQENQSRLHQQPLLLPLLLPMKKDEEITCQKRGGREKTDRQYCKQETGQLGRGGRLHSEKGSMILLEPGEEPPPPVGVLGCVAGRRGPGRQSSLAFLQNRLLDLQDPCESTDANRGVVRGILPLELRDLQNRRSVGSLILGPDGEIIQLSLYDNNQDSSQGDGDKQEQALQVLSAEGEKLPWVILLQPEHTHTEGEVEMNTDVPAGDSQHYQSIHKRLDLHRSTETDAGSASRHTLPVAENKKKTKCTEAVVGTQKEKKDSKKNVRMPPLRELVREPRGGNAESEEEEEEEQLYSTGQTDQLSGSHQPGEKLLYKGSASSSRQSINLNEATTEDAVEGWKRNTKRNNTGETAITTGKREMKTGSAEADGQKELKKRKGGKWQRQKTGSDAQPIRSQKQEERTKIEAAENQDHSAFPSLKKKMRDREGERGKVKTNEERDGRGELTKQKGESTGRRRRAKLKHKELVVGRPEDILEKEELELNQEMEEESHLKSTRSSFATQRQNETKRNSKEDADHLSTDDNLTNADKHSSVRSASSCRSTVVSQFQQRSSQRSDVSSCEGAVPASTNGLASSRSRLSSCSTVMIKEEQLMLNPVKPESSRARRRREEEEAAALRLAQRAERRRQEVERKRKE